From Halorubrum salinarum, the proteins below share one genomic window:
- a CDS encoding gluconate 2-dehydrogenase subunit 3 family protein, translating into MELTRRDAAAALAAIGATGGVALGVRRTADDGGSEEAAAWDGDGTPSNEAVRTAMTAVARTVYPDAVSGVEAFVEAFLDGRLDGSAHGEGIRSAVAEVESAARSWYGAPVAELSAADRDALLRELGADVAEENPDGTTAERVRYYVVNELLLALYSSPTGGELVGIENPQGHAGGAESYQRGPP; encoded by the coding sequence ATGGAACTGACGCGACGCGACGCGGCGGCCGCGCTGGCCGCGATCGGCGCGACCGGCGGCGTCGCGCTGGGCGTCCGTCGGACAGCCGACGACGGGGGATCCGAGGAAGCGGCCGCGTGGGACGGCGACGGGACCCCCAGCAACGAGGCGGTCCGGACGGCGATGACGGCGGTCGCGCGGACCGTCTACCCCGACGCGGTCTCGGGTGTCGAAGCGTTCGTCGAGGCGTTCCTCGACGGCCGCCTCGACGGGTCGGCGCACGGCGAGGGGATCCGGAGCGCGGTCGCCGAGGTTGAGTCGGCGGCCCGCTCGTGGTACGGCGCGCCGGTCGCGGAGCTGTCGGCCGCGGACCGCGACGCGCTGCTCCGCGAGCTCGGCGCGGACGTGGCCGAGGAGAACCCGGACGGGACGACCGCGGAGCGGGTGCGGTACTACGTCGTCAACGAGCTGCTGCTCGCGCTGTACTCGTCCCCGACCGGAGGCGAGCTCGTCGGCATCGAGAACCCACAGGGGCACGCGGGCGGCGCCGAGAGCTACCAGCGGGGGCCGCCGTGA
- a CDS encoding GMC family oxidoreductase, protein MSGAESLGDGRASDGRDVDRTPVPDADVCVVGAGPAGALVADRLAGDREVVVLDAGPRFDPEDRLARQERAIRPSYGRPDVWGVGGARDAHENDGEWFYPLNHARVKGVGGSTLHWQGMVMRLHEDDFNSASERGVGADWPIDYADLRPYYAAAERELGVAGASDNPYAPPREEPHPMPAFEPSYSDSLFAEACEELGIDMHSVPNARNSEPYDDRSPCVGYGTCQPVCPSGAKYDATVHVERAEERGATVIDRAPVERLEHDGDDRVTAAVYATPDGERHRQEADAFVVAAGGVETPRLLLLSASDRYPDGLANGSGHVGEFFMDHLFAGAGGTLDEPTRQNHVGFYTSACDQFYDEADAEQAPFKLEFFNYAGPSPVEMALTGDDWGDALAERLRDGYGNHVAMGGLVEQLPDAESRITLADDRTDDRGNPVPQIEWTVGERALDTIERANEIQVSILEELGADVEWVAGPDATGPAYHHMGTTRMSDDPDRGVVDADCRTHDLDNCWIASSSVFPTSGAMNPTLTIAALALRVGDDVAGWLAGE, encoded by the coding sequence GTGAGCGGCGCCGAGAGCCTGGGGGACGGGCGCGCGAGCGACGGGCGCGACGTCGACCGGACGCCCGTCCCCGACGCCGACGTCTGCGTCGTCGGCGCCGGTCCAGCGGGGGCGCTCGTCGCCGACCGGCTCGCCGGCGACCGCGAGGTCGTGGTCCTCGACGCCGGGCCGCGGTTCGATCCCGAGGATCGGCTCGCCAGGCAGGAGCGGGCGATCCGGCCCTCGTACGGCCGCCCCGACGTGTGGGGCGTGGGCGGCGCGCGCGACGCCCACGAGAACGACGGCGAGTGGTTCTACCCGCTCAACCACGCCCGCGTGAAGGGCGTCGGGGGCTCGACGCTCCACTGGCAGGGGATGGTGATGCGGCTCCACGAGGACGACTTCAACTCCGCCAGCGAGCGCGGCGTCGGCGCCGACTGGCCGATCGACTACGCCGACCTCCGCCCCTACTACGCCGCGGCCGAGCGCGAGTTGGGCGTCGCGGGCGCGTCGGACAACCCCTACGCGCCGCCCCGCGAGGAACCGCACCCGATGCCCGCGTTCGAGCCCTCCTACAGCGACTCGCTGTTCGCCGAGGCCTGCGAGGAGCTGGGGATCGACATGCACTCGGTGCCGAACGCGCGCAACTCCGAGCCGTACGACGACCGCTCGCCGTGCGTCGGCTACGGCACCTGCCAGCCCGTCTGCCCGAGCGGCGCGAAGTACGACGCGACGGTCCACGTCGAGCGCGCGGAGGAACGGGGCGCGACCGTCATCGACCGCGCGCCGGTCGAGCGGCTCGAACACGACGGCGACGACCGGGTGACCGCCGCCGTCTACGCGACGCCCGACGGCGAGCGCCACCGACAGGAGGCGGACGCGTTCGTCGTCGCCGCCGGCGGCGTGGAGACGCCGCGGCTCCTCCTTCTGTCCGCGTCCGACCGCTACCCGGACGGGCTCGCGAACGGGAGCGGGCACGTCGGCGAGTTCTTCATGGACCACCTGTTCGCGGGCGCCGGCGGCACGCTCGACGAGCCGACCAGACAGAACCACGTCGGCTTCTACACCAGCGCCTGCGACCAGTTCTACGACGAGGCCGACGCCGAGCAGGCGCCGTTCAAGCTGGAGTTCTTCAACTACGCCGGCCCCTCGCCGGTGGAGATGGCGCTCACGGGCGACGACTGGGGCGACGCGCTCGCGGAGCGGCTCCGCGACGGCTACGGGAACCACGTGGCGATGGGCGGGCTCGTCGAGCAGCTGCCGGACGCCGAGAGCCGGATCACCCTCGCGGACGACCGGACCGACGACCGCGGCAACCCGGTGCCGCAGATTGAGTGGACGGTCGGCGAGCGCGCGCTCGACACCATCGAGCGCGCCAACGAGATCCAGGTGTCGATCCTCGAGGAGCTCGGCGCCGACGTGGAGTGGGTCGCCGGGCCGGACGCGACCGGGCCCGCCTACCACCACATGGGCACCACCCGGATGAGCGACGACCCCGACCGGGGCGTGGTCGACGCCGACTGCCGGACCCACGACCTCGACAACTGCTGGATCGCCTCCAGCTCCGTCTTCCCCACGAGCGGCGCGATGAACCCGACGCTCACCATCGCCGCGCTCGCGCTCCGCGTCGGCGACGACGTGGCCGGGTGGCTCGCGGGGGAGTGA
- a CDS encoding dolichyl-phosphate hexose transferase, which translates to MGTYNEEEAIATVLEDIDEVTDGKAEVVCVDGSSDRTPEIAREHGATVIEQEPQGYGVAVREAVLTPDRPVVVTTDCDDTYPMEALPEFLAEINDGADVVSGDRLYHGAEAMPAFNRFGNHAFAAIASLLMGERVHDTTTGMRAYRREVVQEIGWTENTGLSAELLIRPLMRGYDVRERPIRYAERLGETKLDPIGGGAAIAKSIVTVCLEEQLRRF; encoded by the coding sequence ATGGGGACCTACAACGAGGAGGAGGCCATCGCGACGGTGCTGGAGGACATCGACGAGGTCACCGACGGCAAGGCCGAGGTCGTCTGCGTCGACGGCTCCTCGGACCGGACGCCGGAGATCGCCCGCGAGCACGGGGCGACCGTCATCGAGCAGGAGCCGCAGGGGTACGGCGTCGCCGTCCGCGAGGCGGTCCTGACGCCCGACCGGCCGGTCGTGGTCACCACCGATTGCGACGACACCTACCCGATGGAGGCGCTGCCGGAGTTCCTCGCGGAGATCAACGACGGCGCCGACGTGGTGAGCGGCGACCGGCTCTACCACGGCGCGGAGGCGATGCCGGCGTTCAACCGCTTCGGCAACCACGCGTTCGCGGCGATCGCGAGCCTGCTGATGGGCGAGCGCGTCCACGACACCACCACCGGGATGCGCGCCTACCGCCGCGAGGTCGTCCAGGAGATCGGCTGGACGGAGAACACCGGCCTCTCCGCCGAACTGCTCATCCGTCCGCTGATGCGCGGCTACGACGTTCGCGAGCGCCCGATCCGCTACGCGGAGCGCCTCGGCGAGACGAAGCTCGACCCGATCGGGGGCGGCGCCGCCATCGCGAAGTCGATCGTCACCGTCTGTCTCGAAGAGCAGCTGCGACGCTTCTGA
- a CDS encoding DUF7846 domain-containing protein, with amino-acid sequence MSLRPPSVRPRRLAARLRQRLARADRVTVAAGLVAVAAGAMTFAIAATVFSHHSANHDEGVYLTQAALLLGGQLEFHAGPLADAVHPWFFIEDGGRLYPKYNPVPAAMFAVSMGLFGEPRVTLAAVAAGNAALVYLLGSQAVGRRAGLAAAALFAASPMAIATSSAFLPYAPTTFFNLIFAVAYLRSVRDGSLPAAGVAGVAIGIAFFARPYTAVLFAAPFICHALWRVGSAVRRFGAETGHSAPRAVAALARRALAVGGSRGLPDPVRRHGLTALFGTLFVGVTLAYNVRMTGSPLVFPYQVFAPMDGPGFGERRILGHSVDYTLGLAFESNRYALQEIATRWFAAGPLGTAAALAGVAVAALGWRARGDPRGLLAGAVGAADAPTAPDGGSGPAGSPAFRRTATLLLGGVAVSVAVGNLYFWGTHNALADLSDPTDGLASLFGPFYHFDLLVPLSVFGGLAVAAGWRGLAAARERVVERGASPTAARVAVAAVVALAVTGGGVAAVDAAADPIERNAAVDAKHEAAYAPFDETTFEDGLVFVPTPYGEWQNHPFQYLRNGPGLDGEVVYALDRDPEENFAVLDAYPNRTLYRFGYQGVWTADPEARVTPKLEPLDRRSGPRIDAETTVGVPDRVARAQVRVDPRRGAPGGPDHVSYTVSDPGDSLAVDWEVTPEGVRLPGAAAAGAPEASEPVPFDPDGDVIAVTVTLVDPAGATFTYRQEVTVRVTEGGEAGATGERVEAVWPPERSTCRLVTECGTEGTYLPDEPDSHPDWVVFETDADTSD; translated from the coding sequence GTGTCACTCCGTCCACCGTCCGTTCGTCCCCGCCGACTCGCCGCCCGACTCCGCCAGCGGCTCGCCCGCGCCGACCGCGTGACGGTCGCGGCCGGGCTCGTCGCCGTCGCCGCCGGCGCGATGACGTTCGCGATAGCCGCCACCGTCTTCTCGCACCACTCCGCGAACCACGACGAGGGGGTCTACCTCACGCAGGCGGCGCTGCTGCTCGGAGGGCAACTGGAGTTCCACGCCGGCCCGCTCGCCGACGCCGTCCACCCGTGGTTCTTCATCGAGGACGGCGGTCGGCTCTACCCGAAATACAACCCCGTCCCGGCGGCGATGTTCGCGGTCTCGATGGGGCTGTTCGGCGAGCCGCGCGTCACGCTCGCCGCCGTCGCCGCGGGCAACGCCGCGCTCGTCTACCTGCTCGGGTCGCAGGCGGTCGGCCGGCGGGCCGGCCTCGCCGCGGCCGCGCTCTTCGCGGCGTCGCCGATGGCGATCGCGACCTCCTCGGCGTTCCTCCCGTACGCCCCGACGACGTTCTTCAACCTGATCTTCGCGGTCGCGTACCTCCGGAGCGTCCGGGACGGGTCGCTCCCCGCGGCCGGCGTCGCGGGCGTCGCGATCGGGATCGCCTTCTTCGCGCGGCCGTACACCGCGGTGCTGTTCGCCGCGCCGTTCATCTGTCACGCGCTGTGGCGGGTGGGGTCCGCGGTCCGGCGCTTCGGCGCCGAGACGGGACACTCGGCGCCCCGCGCGGTGGCGGCCCTCGCTCGCCGCGCGCTCGCGGTCGGCGGGTCCCGCGGCCTCCCAGACCCGGTCCGGCGCCACGGGCTCACGGCGCTGTTCGGCACCCTGTTCGTCGGCGTCACGCTCGCGTACAACGTCCGGATGACGGGCTCGCCGCTCGTGTTCCCCTACCAGGTGTTCGCGCCGATGGACGGCCCCGGCTTCGGCGAGCGCCGCATCCTCGGCCACTCGGTCGACTACACGCTCGGGCTGGCATTCGAGTCGAACCGCTACGCGCTCCAGGAGATCGCGACCCGGTGGTTCGCGGCCGGCCCGCTCGGGACGGCCGCGGCGCTCGCCGGCGTCGCGGTCGCGGCCCTCGGGTGGCGCGCACGGGGCGACCCGCGCGGCCTCCTCGCCGGCGCGGTCGGCGCCGCCGACGCCCCGACCGCCCCCGACGGCGGATCCGGTCCCGCTGGCTCGCCCGCGTTCCGGCGGACGGCGACGCTGCTCCTCGGCGGCGTCGCGGTCTCGGTCGCCGTCGGGAACCTCTACTTCTGGGGGACTCACAACGCGCTCGCCGACCTCTCGGACCCGACCGACGGGCTCGCGTCGCTGTTCGGGCCGTTCTACCACTTCGACCTGCTCGTCCCGCTGTCGGTGTTCGGCGGCCTCGCCGTCGCCGCCGGCTGGCGGGGCCTCGCCGCGGCCCGCGAGCGGGTCGTCGAGCGCGGCGCCTCGCCGACGGCCGCGCGCGTCGCCGTCGCCGCCGTCGTCGCGCTCGCGGTCACGGGCGGGGGCGTCGCGGCCGTCGACGCGGCCGCGGACCCCATCGAGCGGAACGCCGCGGTCGACGCGAAACACGAGGCCGCGTACGCGCCGTTCGACGAGACGACCTTCGAGGACGGGCTGGTGTTCGTCCCCACGCCGTACGGCGAGTGGCAGAACCACCCGTTCCAGTACCTCCGGAACGGGCCGGGGCTCGACGGCGAGGTCGTGTACGCCCTCGACCGCGACCCCGAGGAGAACTTCGCGGTGCTGGACGCCTACCCGAACCGCACCCTCTACCGCTTCGGGTACCAGGGCGTCTGGACCGCGGACCCGGAGGCCCGCGTCACGCCGAAACTGGAGCCGCTCGACCGGCGGTCGGGCCCCCGGATCGACGCGGAGACGACCGTCGGCGTGCCCGACCGCGTCGCCCGCGCGCAGGTCCGCGTCGACCCGCGCCGGGGCGCCCCGGGCGGCCCGGACCACGTCTCCTACACCGTGAGCGACCCCGGCGACTCGCTGGCGGTCGACTGGGAGGTGACGCCCGAGGGCGTCCGGCTGCCCGGCGCGGCGGCCGCCGGGGCGCCCGAAGCGAGCGAGCCAGTCCCGTTCGACCCCGACGGCGACGTGATCGCCGTGACCGTGACGCTCGTCGACCCGGCAGGCGCGACGTTCACCTACCGGCAGGAGGTGACGGTGCGGGTGACCGAGGGCGGCGAGGCGGGTGCCACCGGTGAGCGCGTCGAGGCTGTCTGGCCGCCCGAGCGCTCGACCTGCCGGCTCGTCACCGAGTGCGGGACCGAGGGCACGTACCTCCCCGACGAGCCCGACTCGCACCCCGACTGGGTCGTCTTCGAGACTGACGCCGACACGAGCGACTGA
- a CDS encoding extracellular solute-binding protein — protein MTTHDSTPGDGHDVRRRKFLAAAGAVGAAGIAGCNGTGDEDGEDDGDGAGDAVGQIGSGRAGRDAPGGTSMSEMPALEGELTVYSGRGEFLVGELVGYIDDLYDDLDLTVRYGGSTDLVNQIANEGEGSPADVFYSVNAGSLGALADAGRTQALPDDVAGKVREEFRTEQWVGTSGRARTIPYNTNEYSESDLPDDIMAYPEEFDGDLGWAPSYGSAQAFITAMRILEGEEATREWLEAMVERGAATYPDEFRTCQEIADGEIDAAFTNHYYIQRVLDGNPEAPIATTFTEGDAGAVFNVAGAAVVDTASDADLASNFVRHLLSAEAQDYFARSTFEYPLIPEVEPIGDLPSIDELDVPDIDLSQLSNLEPTIDLMRDAGVQI, from the coding sequence ATGACGACTCACGATTCCACACCCGGAGACGGGCACGACGTTCGACGGCGAAAGTTCCTCGCGGCCGCCGGCGCGGTCGGCGCGGCGGGGATCGCGGGCTGTAACGGGACCGGCGACGAGGACGGCGAGGACGACGGCGACGGCGCCGGCGACGCCGTGGGCCAGATCGGCTCCGGCCGCGCGGGCCGGGACGCCCCCGGCGGCACGTCGATGTCGGAGATGCCGGCGCTCGAAGGCGAGCTCACGGTGTACTCCGGCCGCGGCGAGTTCCTCGTCGGCGAGCTCGTCGGCTACATCGACGACCTGTACGACGACCTCGACCTGACGGTCCGGTACGGCGGTTCGACCGACCTCGTGAACCAGATCGCGAACGAGGGCGAGGGGTCGCCCGCCGACGTGTTCTACTCGGTCAACGCCGGGTCGCTCGGCGCCCTCGCCGACGCCGGGCGCACGCAGGCGCTTCCCGACGACGTGGCCGGGAAGGTCCGCGAGGAGTTCCGCACCGAGCAGTGGGTCGGCACCTCGGGGCGCGCCCGGACGATCCCGTACAACACGAACGAGTACTCGGAGAGCGACCTCCCGGACGACATCATGGCGTACCCCGAGGAGTTCGACGGCGACCTCGGCTGGGCGCCGTCGTACGGCTCCGCGCAGGCGTTCATCACCGCGATGCGGATCCTCGAAGGCGAGGAGGCGACCCGCGAGTGGCTGGAGGCGATGGTCGAGCGCGGCGCCGCCACGTACCCGGACGAGTTCCGCACCTGTCAGGAGATCGCCGACGGCGAGATCGACGCCGCGTTCACGAACCACTACTACATCCAGCGCGTGCTCGACGGGAACCCGGAGGCGCCGATCGCCACCACGTTCACCGAGGGCGACGCGGGCGCGGTGTTCAACGTCGCGGGCGCCGCGGTCGTCGACACCGCCTCCGACGCCGACCTGGCGTCGAACTTCGTCCGACACCTGCTGTCGGCGGAGGCGCAGGACTACTTCGCGCGCTCCACCTTCGAGTACCCGCTGATCCCCGAGGTCGAGCCGATCGGCGACCTCCCGTCGATCGACGAGCTGGACGTGCCGGACATCGACCTCTCGCAGCTGTCCAACCTCGAACCGACGATCGACCTGATGCGCGACGCCGGCGTCCAGATCTGA